Proteins encoded together in one Triticum dicoccoides isolate Atlit2015 ecotype Zavitan chromosome 7B, WEW_v2.0, whole genome shotgun sequence window:
- the LOC119335949 gene encoding uncharacterized protein LOC119335949: MKAKTKIRKAADFLRKAVRALRGRAGVLRARLLFLASLRHRTAMVGTVSRHLRALMPGRQRDPVHDHRKALALSTMAAEEDGQAAKHGVDVPGLSGLLQEVVGDDDDGHCGYPDWTHSLFDDDDDDCNLQEGDDVDEERGGGAEAMEEDQLPDDEPSVMDVIRRCREGDGMEFNIEEEIDHAADMFIRRVRSRMSNRSF, translated from the coding sequence ATGAAGGCCAAGACGAAGATCAGAAAGGCTGCCGACTTCTTGAGGAAGGCTGTGCGGGCGCTGAGGGGCAGGGCCGGCGTcctcagggcgcggctcctcttccTCGCCTCGCTCCGCCACAGGACGGCGATGGTCGGCACCGTGTCGCGCCACCTCCGCGCCCTCATGCCGGGCCGCCAGAGAGACCCGGTGCACGACCACCGCAAGGCCCTAGCCTTGTCGACGATGGCGGCGGAGGAGGACGGGCAGGCTGCGAAGCATGGAGTCGACGTCCCAGGCCTCTCCGGGCTGTTGCAAGAAGTGGTCGGCGACGACGATGACGGCCACTGCGGCTACCCGGACTGGACGCACTCACTgttcgacgacgacgatgacgactgcAACCTCCAGGAGGGCGACGATGTTGACGAGGAACGCGGTGGTGGCGCGGAGGCAATGGAGGAAGATCAGCTGCCTGACGACGAGCCGTCGGTGATGGACGTCATCAGGAGGTGCAGGGAAGGGGACGGAATGGAGTTCAACATCGAGGAGGAGATCGACCACGCCGCTGACATGTTCATACGGCGGGTCCGCAGCCGAATGAGCAACCGGAGCTTCTAG